One Hyla sarda isolate aHylSar1 chromosome 11, aHylSar1.hap1, whole genome shotgun sequence genomic window carries:
- the GJD2 gene encoding gap junction delta-2 protein, with the protein MGEWTILERLLEAAVQQHSTMIGRILLTVVVIFRILIVAIVGETVYDDEQTMFVCNTLQPGCNQACYDRAFPISHIRYWVFQIIMVCTPSLCFITYSVHQSAKQKERRYSTVYLTLDRDQDTVKREDSKKIKNTLVNGVLQNTENSTKEAEPDCLEIKEIPNPSIRTTKSKMRRQEGISRFYIIQVVFRNALEIGFLVGQYFLYGFNVPSQYECDRYPCIKEVECYVSRPTEKTVFLVFMFAVSGLCVVLNLAELNHLGWRKIKTAVRGVQAKRKSIYEIRNKDLPRMGVPNFGRTQSSDSAYV; encoded by the coding sequence GATCCTGCTGACTGTGGTTGTCATCTTTAGGATACTTATTGTTGCCATTGTAGGAGAGACAGTTTACGATGATGAGCAGACCATGTTTGTCTGTAACACTCTTCAGCCAGGGTGCAACCAGGCGTGctatgacagggcttttccaatCTCCCACATCAGATACTGGGTGTTCCAGATCATCATGGTCTGCACTCCAAGCCTATGCTTCATCACATATTCTGTTCACCAGTCTGCTAAACAGAAGGAAAGAAGATACTCTACAGTATACCTCACCCTGGATAGAGACCAAGACACTGTGAAAAGGGAGGATAGTAAAAAAATCAAGAACACCTTGGTTAATGGTGTCCTACAAAACACAGAAAACTCAACTAAGGAGGCCGAACCAGACTGCTTAGAAATAAAGGAAATACCCAACCCCTCAATAAGAACCACAAAATCCAAGATGCGGCGCCAGGAAGGAATCTCAAGATTTTATATTATTCAAGTGGTTTTTAGAAACGCTCTGGAAATTGGCTTTCTTGTTGGACAATATTTCCTGTATGGGTTTAATGTGCCCTCCCAGTATGAGTGTGACCGGTACCCATGCATCAAAGAGGTGGAGTGCTACGTATCAAGGCCGACAGAGAAAACAGTCTTTTTGGTTTTTATGTTTGCAGTCAGTGGCCTCTGTGTTGTTCTCAATTTAGCTGAATTGAACCATCTGGGATGGAGAAAGATCAAGACAGCAGTCCGAGGTGTACAGGCCAAGAGAAAATCCATTTATGAGATCAGGAATAAGGACTTGCCCAGGATGGGTGTACCCAATTTTGGCAGGACTCAGTCTAGTGACTCAGCCTATGTGTGA